A part of Streptomyces sp. NBC_01235 genomic DNA contains:
- a CDS encoding cytochrome P450 — MHSSDTATPPPLPQHRPLLDPAAEYGRWVMERPLARISLWGEIHPWLVTRQEDARAVLSDARFSSENVRPGFPGLQPTPPPRTPGQLFAMDAPDHTRLRRMLIPEFAFRRVEQLRPAIRKITGELLDGLVKQEQPADLVEHFTLPLPLLVICELLGVPYADRDFIHRQAAAFATVSAGPEAMRAGWAALFGYLQELLAAKSGAPGDDLMSKLATERVATGEATPAEAAGLLVQLLIAGHETTASMLSLGVVALLRHPDQLAALRADEDLVPNAVEELLRYLTVVHIGLRRIATEDVEIGGVTVRAGEGVVVALQAANRDPAVFADPDTLDLTRDAGQHLAFGHGLHHCLGQSLARAELQIALPMLFHRLPGLRLTGPATEELAFEGRAVHGVRELPVAW; from the coding sequence ATGCACTCGTCGGACACCGCCACCCCGCCGCCCCTGCCCCAGCACCGTCCCCTCCTCGATCCCGCCGCCGAGTACGGGCGTTGGGTCATGGAGCGGCCCCTCGCCCGGATCAGCCTGTGGGGCGAGATCCACCCCTGGCTGGTCACCCGGCAGGAGGACGCCCGCGCCGTCCTCAGCGACGCGCGGTTCAGCTCGGAGAACGTCCGGCCGGGATTCCCCGGGCTCCAGCCGACTCCGCCGCCGCGCACGCCCGGCCAGCTGTTCGCGATGGACGCGCCCGACCACACCCGGCTGCGCCGCATGCTCATCCCCGAGTTCGCCTTCCGCAGAGTCGAGCAACTGCGGCCCGCCATCCGGAAGATCACCGGGGAACTCCTCGACGGCCTCGTCAAGCAGGAGCAACCCGCCGACCTCGTCGAGCACTTCACGCTGCCGCTGCCCCTCCTCGTCATCTGCGAACTGCTCGGAGTGCCGTACGCGGACCGGGACTTCATCCACCGGCAGGCCGCCGCCTTCGCCACCGTCTCGGCCGGACCGGAGGCGATGCGGGCCGGCTGGGCGGCGCTCTTCGGCTATCTCCAGGAACTCCTGGCCGCCAAGTCGGGAGCACCGGGCGACGACCTGATGAGCAAGCTCGCCACCGAAAGGGTCGCCACCGGGGAAGCCACCCCGGCGGAGGCGGCCGGACTGCTCGTCCAACTGCTCATCGCCGGGCACGAGACGACCGCGAGCATGCTCTCCCTCGGCGTCGTCGCCCTGCTGCGCCACCCGGACCAACTGGCCGCGCTGCGCGCCGACGAGGACCTCGTACCGAATGCGGTGGAGGAACTGCTGCGCTATTTGACCGTCGTCCACATCGGGCTGCGCCGTATCGCCACCGAGGACGTCGAGATCGGCGGAGTCACCGTCCGGGCCGGCGAAGGCGTGGTGGTCGCGTTGCAGGCGGCCAACCGGGACCCCGCCGTGTTCGCCGACCCGGACACGCTCGACCTCACCCGGGACGCCGGCCAGCACCTCGCCTTCGGCCACGGTCTGCACCACTGCCTCGGCCAGTCGCTGGCCCGGGCCGAGCTCCAGATCGCGTTGCCGATGCTGTTCCACCGCCTGCCGGGCCTGCGGCTGACCGGCCCGGCGACGGAGGAACTCGCGTTCGAGGGACGCGCGGTCCACGGGGTGCGGGAGCTGCCGGTGGCCTGGTGA
- a CDS encoding alkaline phosphatase family protein has product MTRMVVLDIVGLTPRMLRHMPAVSAVAAQGFQARLNPVLPAVTCSVQSTLLTGVPPTEHGIVGNGWYFRDLGEVLLWRQHNALVGGEKLWDTARRSKPDYKVANVCWWYAMGADVDLTVTPRPVYYSDGRKEPDCYTWPPALHDELTDRLGPFPLFTYWGPNAGLPSSQWILAAARQIFDEHRPDLTLVYVPHLDYEPQRSGPDSARSAREARRLDDALRPLLDHFRREDATVVILSEYGIAPASRPVDINRALRRAGLLEVHTQDGMEYLDPWTSRAFAVADHQVAHVYVRDPTDLARTAEIVAGLDGVDEVLDEQGKARHGLAHERSGELVAVAQSDAWFTYYYWLDDERAPDFARQVEIHRKPGYDPAELLYDPTVPGVKARAIGQVARKKAGLRYRIRTVPLDPSGVRGSHGRLPQDPQDSPVLLCSTPGLARAEIDATDVKDLLLTLAGITSP; this is encoded by the coding sequence ATGACGCGCATGGTCGTCCTCGACATCGTCGGCCTCACCCCCCGCATGCTGCGCCACATGCCCGCCGTCTCGGCCGTCGCCGCGCAGGGTTTCCAGGCCCGGCTCAACCCCGTGCTGCCCGCCGTGACCTGCTCGGTGCAGTCCACCCTCCTCACCGGCGTGCCACCCACCGAGCACGGCATCGTCGGCAACGGCTGGTACTTCCGCGACCTGGGCGAGGTCCTGCTGTGGCGGCAGCACAACGCGCTGGTCGGCGGCGAGAAACTGTGGGACACCGCGCGCAGGAGCAAGCCCGACTACAAGGTCGCCAACGTCTGCTGGTGGTACGCCATGGGGGCCGACGTCGACTTGACGGTCACCCCACGTCCCGTCTACTACTCGGACGGCCGCAAGGAACCCGACTGTTACACCTGGCCGCCCGCCCTGCACGACGAACTCACCGACAGACTCGGCCCGTTCCCCCTGTTCACCTACTGGGGGCCCAACGCGGGTCTGCCCTCCAGCCAGTGGATCCTGGCCGCCGCCCGCCAGATATTCGACGAGCACCGCCCCGACCTGACCCTGGTCTACGTGCCGCACCTGGACTACGAACCCCAGCGCTCCGGCCCCGACTCGGCGCGGTCCGCCCGCGAGGCCCGACGGCTCGACGACGCCCTGCGCCCGCTGCTCGACCACTTCCGGCGCGAGGACGCCACGGTCGTGATCCTCAGCGAGTACGGGATCGCGCCCGCCTCCCGGCCGGTCGACATCAACCGTGCCCTGCGCAGGGCCGGGTTGCTCGAAGTGCACACGCAGGACGGCATGGAGTATCTCGACCCCTGGACGTCCCGTGCCTTCGCCGTCGCCGACCACCAGGTCGCCCACGTCTACGTCCGCGACCCCACCGACCTGGCGAGGACCGCCGAGATCGTCGCCGGGCTCGACGGTGTGGACGAGGTGCTCGACGAGCAGGGCAAGGCCCGGCACGGACTCGCGCACGAACGCTCGGGAGAGCTGGTCGCCGTCGCTCAGTCCGACGCCTGGTTCACGTACTACTACTGGCTGGACGACGAGCGGGCCCCGGACTTCGCCCGGCAGGTCGAGATCCACCGCAAACCCGGCTACGACCCCGCCGAACTCCTGTACGACCCCACCGTGCCCGGCGTGAAGGCACGCGCAATCGGCCAGGTCGCCCGCAAGAAGGCCGGGCTGCGCTACCGGATCAGAACCGTCCCGCTGGACCCCTCAGGCGTGCGCGGCAGTCACGGTCGGCTGCCCCAGGACCCGCAGGACAGCCCCGTCCTGCTGTGCTCGACGCCGGGTCTCGCGCGCGCCGAGATCGACGCGACGGACGTCAAGGACCTCCTTCTCACGCTGGCCGGCATCACCTCCCCCTGA
- the eboE gene encoding metabolite traffic protein EboE gives MRFRHPDDTTVHLAYCSNVHQAEDLDGVVDQLAAYAQPVRESLGVGLLGIGLWLAHDVVTELTARPDAVRRLRAELTARGLETVTLNAFPYGGFHREVVKKDVYLPDWTDPARLRYTIDCARVLAGLLPDDARRGSVSTLPLAWRAPWPTAARDTARRASDELARELADLERETGRTIRVGFEPEPGCVVENTVQAARELGGLDPERLGVCLDTCHLAVQFEEPAQALRRLADAGLPVVKVQASSALQADDPADPEARAALARFAEPRFLHQTRTASQGVVSGVDDLPDALAGELDPSSAWRVHFHAPLHAEPEPPLRTTADELTTSLRELLGGPQAVCDHVEVETYTWSVLPGHLRPHDRETLVAGLAAELAWTRDRFEELGLVQEPTAHPRKERVS, from the coding sequence GTGCGCTTCCGACACCCCGACGACACGACCGTCCATCTCGCCTACTGCAGCAACGTCCACCAGGCCGAGGACCTCGACGGAGTGGTGGACCAGCTCGCGGCGTACGCGCAGCCCGTACGGGAGAGCCTCGGCGTCGGCCTGCTCGGCATCGGTCTGTGGCTGGCCCACGACGTCGTCACCGAGCTGACCGCCCGGCCCGACGCCGTACGCCGCCTGCGCGCCGAACTGACCGCTCGCGGCCTGGAGACGGTCACCCTCAACGCCTTCCCTTACGGCGGCTTCCACCGCGAGGTGGTCAAGAAGGACGTCTACCTGCCCGACTGGACCGACCCCGCGCGTCTGCGCTACACGATCGACTGCGCCCGGGTGCTCGCCGGGCTGCTCCCCGACGACGCGCGGCGCGGCAGCGTCTCCACGCTGCCCCTGGCCTGGCGCGCCCCCTGGCCTACGGCCGCCCGTGACACGGCTCGCCGGGCGTCGGACGAACTCGCCCGGGAGCTGGCCGACTTGGAGCGCGAGACCGGCCGCACCATCCGGGTCGGTTTCGAGCCCGAACCGGGATGCGTGGTGGAGAACACCGTCCAGGCGGCCCGGGAGCTCGGGGGACTGGACCCGGAGCGGCTCGGCGTCTGCCTGGACACCTGCCATCTGGCCGTGCAGTTCGAGGAACCGGCACAGGCACTGCGCCGCCTCGCCGACGCCGGACTCCCGGTCGTCAAGGTCCAGGCGTCCAGCGCCCTCCAGGCCGACGACCCGGCCGACCCGGAGGCGCGGGCGGCCCTCGCCCGGTTCGCCGAGCCCCGCTTCCTGCATCAGACGCGTACCGCCTCGCAGGGCGTCGTCTCCGGTGTGGACGACCTGCCGGACGCCCTCGCCGGAGAGCTGGACCCGAGCTCCGCCTGGCGCGTGCACTTCCACGCCCCGCTGCACGCCGAGCCCGAACCGCCGTTGCGTACCACGGCGGACGAACTGACCACCTCCTTGCGCGAGTTGCTCGGTGGTCCGCAGGCCGTCTGCGACCACGTCGAGGTCGAGACCTACACCTGGTCGGTCCTGCCCGGACACCTTCGGCCGCACGACCGCGAGACCCTCGTCGCGGGTCTCGCCGCCGAACTGGCCTGGACCCGCGACCGGTTCGAGGAGCTCGGTCTGGTCCAGGAGCCCACAGCCCACCCGCGAAAGGAGCGTGTCTCATGA
- a CDS encoding TatD family hydrolase: MRIFDPHIHMTSRTTDDYEAMYAAGVRAVVEPSFWLGQPRTSVDSFTDYFDALLGWEPFRAAQFGIQHRCTIALNPKEANDPRCAGVLDVLPRYLAKDRVVAVGEIGYDSMTPEEDEALARQLELAVEHDLPVLVHTPHRDKAVGTRRTLDVVRESGIPPERVLVDHLNELTVTMVADSGCWMGFSIYPHTKMSEDRMVRILQEHGTARILVNSAADWGRSDPLKTRKTADAMLTAGFDDDTVDQVMWRNPVAFYGQSGRLDLEDVKPDDTALFAGNSIKRGGE, encoded by the coding sequence ATGCGTATCTTCGACCCCCACATCCACATGACCTCGCGCACGACGGACGACTACGAGGCGATGTACGCGGCCGGCGTCCGGGCGGTGGTGGAGCCGTCCTTCTGGCTCGGCCAGCCGCGCACCTCCGTGGACAGTTTCACCGACTACTTCGACGCGCTGCTCGGCTGGGAACCCTTCCGCGCCGCGCAGTTCGGCATACAGCACCGCTGCACCATCGCCCTCAACCCGAAGGAGGCCAACGACCCGCGCTGCGCAGGGGTGTTGGACGTCCTGCCGCGCTATCTGGCCAAGGACCGGGTGGTCGCCGTGGGCGAGATCGGCTACGACTCCATGACCCCCGAGGAGGACGAGGCCCTGGCCCGGCAGCTCGAACTCGCCGTCGAGCACGACCTGCCGGTGCTGGTCCACACTCCGCACCGCGACAAGGCCGTCGGCACCCGGCGCACCCTCGACGTGGTCCGCGAGTCCGGCATCCCGCCCGAGCGCGTCCTCGTCGACCACCTCAACGAACTCACCGTGACCATGGTCGCCGACAGCGGGTGCTGGATGGGCTTCTCCATCTACCCGCACACCAAGATGAGCGAGGACCGCATGGTGCGCATCCTCCAGGAGCACGGCACCGCGCGCATACTCGTCAACTCCGCCGCCGACTGGGGCCGCAGCGACCCGCTCAAGACCCGGAAGACGGCGGACGCGATGCTCACCGCCGGCTTCGACGACGACACCGTCGACCAGGTCATGTGGCGCAACCCCGTGGCCTTCTACGGCCAGAGCGGCCGGCTCGACCTCGAGGACGTCAAACCGGACGACACTGCTCTGTTCGCGGGGAACTCCATCAAGCGCGGCGGAGAGTGA
- a CDS encoding EboA domain-containing protein — protein sequence MDPDIRIRSALDRQLTADARNWLADAVARVGQDPAAVRTAFPAVGRHCGRGPLVEGWTVADAARARLLAALPLRGAALAEEVTALHRYGDAAEQRAVLRSLALLEDADASFADRGLPLVREALRGNDTDLIEAALGSYAARHLDYDGYRHAVLKCVFCDIPLDRVAGLEERADSELARMLADFAHERVAAGRDVPADVWPLLHAHPGTLEASGLPAEAHSPVPERRAAAVRALAAHSATVTGTATATATDSVTVTVTASATAPAGAA from the coding sequence GTGGACCCAGATATCCGTATCCGTTCCGCCCTCGACCGGCAGCTCACCGCCGACGCCCGGAACTGGCTGGCCGATGCCGTCGCCCGCGTCGGCCAGGACCCGGCGGCCGTGCGCACCGCGTTCCCGGCGGTCGGCCGGCACTGCGGGCGCGGACCGCTCGTCGAAGGCTGGACGGTGGCGGACGCCGCCCGAGCCCGGCTGCTCGCGGCCCTGCCGCTGCGCGGAGCGGCGCTCGCCGAGGAGGTCACCGCGCTCCACCGGTACGGAGACGCCGCCGAGCAACGGGCGGTGCTGCGTTCGCTGGCCCTGCTGGAGGACGCCGACGCCTCGTTCGCCGACCGGGGGCTGCCGCTGGTGCGCGAGGCGCTGCGGGGCAACGACACGGACCTGATCGAGGCGGCCCTCGGCTCGTACGCGGCCCGTCACCTGGACTACGACGGCTACCGGCACGCCGTACTGAAGTGCGTCTTCTGCGACATCCCCCTCGACCGGGTGGCGGGTCTCGAGGAGCGCGCCGACAGTGAACTCGCCCGTATGCTCGCCGACTTCGCCCATGAACGGGTCGCCGCCGGCCGTGACGTCCCCGCCGACGTCTGGCCGCTCCTGCACGCCCACCCCGGCACGCTGGAGGCCTCCGGGCTGCCCGCGGAAGCGCACTCACCCGTGCCCGAACGCCGCGCCGCGGCCGTACGAGCCCTCGCCGCCCACTCCGCCACAGTCACAGGCACAGCCACCGCCACGGCCACCGATTCCGTCACTGTCACTGTCACCGCTTCCGCCACCGCGCCCGCAGGAGCCGCATGA
- a CDS encoding sugar phosphate isomerase/epimerase family protein translates to MSPVGQALGGSTSAPSERLRYGFGSNGFAHHRLEDALTVLADLGYDSVGLTLDHGHLDPFASDLARQVDALAVRLDRLGLAVMVETGAPYLLDPWHKHIPTLMSATGAERRVDLLARAVRIAADLGAPAVHLCSGPAPDGVPEDEAWKRLTAGCEGVLDIAREHGVALGFEPEPYMFVDTVERVLELRDRLGGPDLFGITLDIGHAHCVDDLPLLDCVALTAPHLVNVQIEDMRRGVHQHLEFGAGEIDFPPVLAALKASGYRGPVSVEIQGASLDAPEVALRSLEFLKAAEPF, encoded by the coding sequence GTGTCCCCAGTTGGCCAGGCCCTCGGTGGCTCAACCTCCGCTCCCTCGGAGCGGCTTCGGTATGGGTTCGGGAGCAATGGGTTTGCGCATCACCGGCTCGAGGATGCGCTGACCGTGCTCGCCGACCTGGGGTACGACTCGGTCGGTCTCACCCTCGATCATGGTCATCTGGATCCGTTCGCGTCCGACCTGGCCCGCCAAGTCGACGCTCTCGCAGTGCGGTTGGACCGGCTCGGGCTGGCTGTCATGGTGGAGACCGGGGCGCCGTACCTGTTGGACCCGTGGCACAAGCACATCCCCACGCTCATGTCGGCCACGGGCGCCGAGCGGCGCGTCGATCTGCTGGCCCGCGCCGTGCGCATCGCGGCCGACCTGGGCGCCCCGGCCGTTCACCTGTGCAGCGGCCCGGCGCCGGACGGGGTGCCGGAGGACGAGGCCTGGAAGCGGCTGACCGCGGGCTGCGAAGGGGTCCTTGACATCGCCCGCGAGCACGGCGTGGCCCTGGGGTTCGAGCCCGAGCCGTACATGTTCGTCGACACCGTGGAACGGGTCCTGGAGCTGCGCGACCGGCTCGGCGGCCCCGACCTGTTCGGTATCACCCTCGACATCGGCCACGCCCACTGCGTCGACGACCTCCCGCTGCTCGACTGCGTCGCACTCACGGCACCGCATCTGGTGAACGTGCAGATCGAGGACATGCGGCGAGGTGTGCACCAGCACCTCGAATTCGGTGCGGGCGAGATCGACTTCCCGCCCGTCCTGGCCGCCCTCAAGGCCTCCGGCTATCGAGGACCGGTCTCGGTGGAGATCCAGGGCGCGTCTCTGGACGCTCCCGAAGTCGCCCTTCGGTCCCTGGAGTTCCTCAAGGCCGCCGAGCCGTTCTGA
- a CDS encoding SCO3242 family prenyltransferase, with protein sequence MHGPNDFSSSPRLADLAQLIRLPAALSVPGDVLAGAVASTGTARPRIVATMASSVALYWAGMALNDYADATVDAVERPERPIPSGRVARRTALATACGLTAAGLGLAALAGGRRALGVALPLTGLVWAYDLRLKSTVAGPAAMAGARALNVLAGAEPGRRSAAVPAALLVGAHTYTVTALSRHEVSGAPRTVPAATLAGSTATAVAAAALPSLRRRNPAARIGAVVGALGYLASYGTAQARAAREPSAKNVRGAVGTGIMSLMPLQASLTAGGGGAALAGALAAAHPLARRLARKVSPT encoded by the coding sequence ATGCACGGCCCGAACGACTTCTCCTCCTCCCCACGCCTTGCCGATCTGGCGCAGTTGATCCGCCTTCCGGCAGCGCTGAGTGTGCCCGGTGACGTGCTCGCCGGTGCCGTCGCGAGCACCGGGACGGCCCGGCCCCGTATCGTCGCGACGATGGCTTCGTCCGTGGCCCTCTACTGGGCCGGGATGGCGCTCAACGACTACGCGGACGCCACTGTCGACGCGGTGGAACGCCCCGAACGCCCCATACCCTCCGGACGAGTTGCCCGCCGCACCGCGCTGGCCACCGCGTGCGGGCTCACCGCGGCGGGCCTCGGCCTCGCCGCGCTGGCCGGTGGGCGGCGGGCGCTCGGCGTGGCGCTTCCGCTGACCGGGCTGGTCTGGGCGTACGACCTGCGGCTGAAGTCCACCGTCGCCGGTCCCGCCGCCATGGCGGGTGCGCGGGCGCTGAACGTGCTGGCCGGAGCGGAGCCCGGGCGCCGGTCGGCCGCGGTGCCGGCGGCACTGCTGGTCGGCGCGCACACCTACACCGTCACGGCGCTGAGCCGTCACGAGGTGTCCGGTGCGCCGCGCACGGTGCCCGCCGCCACGCTGGCCGGCAGCACGGCAACCGCCGTGGCCGCGGCGGCACTTCCGTCTTTACGACGCCGGAACCCGGCGGCCCGGATCGGCGCCGTCGTCGGCGCACTCGGCTACCTCGCCTCGTACGGGACGGCGCAGGCGCGTGCGGCGCGGGAGCCGTCCGCGAAGAACGTCCGCGGCGCCGTGGGCACCGGGATCATGTCCCTGATGCCTCTTCAGGCGTCGCTCACCGCGGGCGGTGGGGGTGCGGCCCTGGCCGGAGCCCTGGCCGCGGCACACCCGCTGGCACGCAGGCTCGCCCGCAAGGTGTCGCCCACATGA
- a CDS encoding TIM-barrel domain-containing protein, with protein MTVRPCCRSASPNSGTAAWPTDSWITEPDEHFYGLGERFTGPDLRGQRVDCWVEDAQGSTGTRSCMAVPFLLSSRGYAVLVDTTTAASFDLAHSNTGAWSTTVPDEVLDYYLITGTPAECLTAYRDLTGPALLPPKWAFGPWISGGFRQDSAAEVRERARRIREHRFPCDVLHIDTFWQRHGSWSDMSWDTEAFPDPRGLMADLAGQGFHVSLWMNPYVGVDSPYFTGVDGNGWFLRTVSGATWVSQVWGGTHPDTAVLDLTHPGRHRRRAVLRGRHRHRRRRQVRPCPEPDLGHRRRLPRGPRRCTRRGRDGQDCPPGRLRRIRPGGHRRGATKLPPRWDALGARCSRLRTHGFFTQMMEVRYMKVKNVGRRVRSCTARTTSPPPHALPIWRS; from the coding sequence GTGACCGTACGACCGTGCTGCCGTTCGGCGTCACCGAACTCAGGGACGGCCGCCTGGCCCACCGACAGCTGGATCACCGAACCCGACGAGCACTTCTACGGCCTCGGTGAACGCTTCACCGGCCCGGACCTGCGCGGACAACGTGTCGACTGCTGGGTCGAGGACGCCCAGGGCTCGACCGGCACCCGCTCCTGCATGGCGGTCCCGTTCCTGCTTTCCAGCCGGGGCTACGCCGTCCTCGTGGACACCACCACCGCGGCCTCCTTCGACCTCGCCCACAGCAACACCGGCGCCTGGTCGACAACCGTCCCCGACGAGGTGCTCGATTACTACCTGATCACCGGCACCCCAGCCGAGTGCCTGACCGCGTACCGCGACCTGACCGGCCCCGCCCTGCTGCCCCCGAAGTGGGCCTTCGGCCCCTGGATCTCCGGCGGCTTCCGCCAGGACAGCGCAGCCGAAGTACGCGAGCGCGCCCGCCGGATCCGAGAACACCGCTTCCCCTGCGACGTCCTGCACATCGACACGTTCTGGCAGCGCCACGGCTCCTGGTCCGACATGAGCTGGGACACCGAGGCGTTCCCCGACCCGCGGGGGCTGATGGCCGACCTGGCCGGGCAGGGCTTCCACGTCTCGCTCTGGATGAACCCGTACGTCGGCGTCGACAGCCCGTACTTCACCGGGGTGGACGGCAACGGCTGGTTCCTGCGCACCGTTTCCGGCGCCACCTGGGTAAGCCAGGTCTGGGGCGGCACGCACCCGGACACGGCCGTGCTGGACCTCACCCATCCCGGCAGGCATCGCCGCCGCGCCGTCCTGAGAGGGCGTCATCGACATCGCCGTCGCCGACAGGTTCGTCCATGTCCGGAACCCGACCTCGGGCACCGTCGACGGCTTCCGCGTGGGCCGCGGCGGTGCACTCGCCGAGGTCGCGACGGTCAGGACTGCCCTCCAGGCCGCCTTCGCCGAATCCGGCCTGGAGGGCATCGCCGCGGTGCGACGAAGCTGCCTCCGAGGTGGGACGCCCTGGGTGCGCGATGTTCGAGATTGCGCACACACGGTTTCTTCACACAAATGATGGAGGTGAGGTATATGAAGGTCAAAAATGTTGGACGTAGAGTCCGATCATGCACGGCCCGAACGACTTCTCCTCCTCCCCACGCCTTGCCGATCTGGCGCAGTTGA
- a CDS encoding carbohydrate ABC transporter permease, producing MKPPRHPWLLTAIATVITAAFLLPAYWMAKTSLTPPDRILTPTPQWVPTPVTGENYSTALGYAGLTRALLNSLVISCGVVALTLLLGVPLAYALARVRMRGSGAMVLALLVAQLPPAIVLAAPLFILERRAGLADTYLGLIAADTTLTLPFTVIVLRPVMRSVSPELEEAALVDGCGLPGVLLRVVLPLMVPGVVAAAGLSFLIAWGEFLFGLTLAQGPDVQPVTVLLNAFVGQHGTSWGALMATATLISIPVVCVFAVFQRFIVGGLTAGSVRG from the coding sequence GTGAAACCGCCACGCCACCCCTGGCTGCTCACCGCGATCGCCACCGTGATCACCGCGGCCTTCCTGCTGCCGGCGTACTGGATGGCGAAGACCAGCCTCACCCCGCCGGACCGCATCCTGACCCCGACCCCGCAATGGGTGCCCACACCGGTCACCGGTGAGAACTACTCGACTGCACTGGGCTACGCGGGACTGACCAGGGCCCTGCTCAACAGCCTGGTCATCTCGTGCGGGGTGGTGGCGCTCACCCTGCTGCTGGGCGTTCCGCTCGCCTACGCGCTCGCCCGGGTCCGGATGCGAGGGTCGGGCGCGATGGTGCTCGCCCTCCTCGTCGCCCAACTCCCGCCCGCCATCGTGCTGGCGGCACCGCTGTTCATCCTCGAACGCCGGGCCGGCCTCGCCGACACCTACCTGGGCCTCATCGCCGCCGACACGACGCTCACCCTCCCCTTCACGGTGATCGTGCTGCGTCCCGTCATGCGCAGCGTCTCGCCGGAGCTGGAGGAGGCCGCCCTGGTCGACGGCTGCGGACTGCCGGGTGTGCTGCTGCGCGTCGTCCTTCCGCTCATGGTGCCCGGAGTCGTCGCGGCGGCCGGGCTGTCCTTCCTGATCGCCTGGGGCGAGTTCCTGTTCGGCCTCACACTCGCCCAGGGGCCGGACGTCCAGCCCGTCACCGTCCTGCTCAACGCCTTCGTCGGCCAGCACGGAACGTCGTGGGGCGCCCTGATGGCCACCGCCACCCTTATCAGCATCCCGGTGGTCTGCGTCTTCGCCGTCTTCCAGCGTTTCATCGTCGGCGGGCTCACCGCGGGCAGCGTGAGGGGCTGA
- a CDS encoding carbohydrate ABC transporter permease has protein sequence MAFLALFLAYPLFYNVWTSVHDVDLGQLLGGAERFNGLENYRAVVDDPAFWHSVRLSLIFTLGSLLFQFTIGFALALLFARPFPFNGLLRSLLLVAWLLPPVVSGTLFRWLLDAESGAYNALFSAVGLGTLSHDWLTDPSTSMAGVIFANIWVGVPFNMLLLLVGLHTIDPQLHEAAAIDGAGAWQRFHRITLPLMRPVSVTVLLLGLVYTFKVFDIIFVMTGGGPVDATRVLSLYVYEVFFRFFRFGQGAAAGLLLLVVPLLTGVFYVRRLRREEEASTGGVL, from the coding sequence ATGGCCTTCCTCGCCCTCTTCCTGGCCTACCCGCTCTTCTACAACGTGTGGACGTCCGTCCACGACGTCGACCTGGGCCAACTGCTCGGCGGGGCCGAGCGGTTCAACGGCCTGGAGAACTACCGGGCCGTGGTCGACGACCCGGCCTTCTGGCACTCCGTACGCCTCTCGCTGATCTTCACCCTGGGCTCGCTGCTGTTCCAGTTCACCATCGGCTTCGCCCTGGCCCTGCTCTTCGCCCGCCCGTTCCCGTTCAACGGCCTGCTGAGGTCGCTCCTGCTGGTCGCCTGGCTGCTCCCCCCGGTGGTCAGCGGCACCCTTTTCCGCTGGCTGCTGGACGCGGAGTCGGGCGCCTACAACGCCCTGTTCAGCGCGGTCGGCCTGGGCACCCTGTCCCACGACTGGCTCACCGACCCGTCCACCTCGATGGCGGGGGTAATCTTCGCCAACATCTGGGTCGGCGTGCCCTTCAACATGCTGTTGCTCCTGGTCGGACTGCACACCATCGACCCCCAGCTCCACGAGGCCGCCGCCATCGACGGCGCGGGGGCCTGGCAGCGCTTCCACCGCATCACTCTCCCGCTGATGCGACCGGTCTCGGTGACCGTCCTCCTCCTCGGCCTCGTCTACACCTTCAAGGTCTTCGACATCATCTTCGTGATGACGGGCGGCGGCCCCGTCGACGCCACCCGCGTGCTCTCCCTCTACGTCTACGAGGTCTTCTTCAGGTTCTTCCGGTTCGGGCAGGGCGCCGCCGCCGGCCTGCTGCTGCTCGTCGTACCGCTGCTCACGGGCGTGTTCTACGTACGACGGCTGCGGCGGGAGGAAGAGGCATCGACAGGAGGCGTCCTGTGA